The Monomorium pharaonis isolate MP-MQ-018 unplaced genomic scaffold, ASM1337386v2 scaffold_628, whole genome shotgun sequence DNA window CACACCCACCACCCGATTCGACTCCaaacaccacaccacaccataTATCCCCACACAAAAACCGACCCCTCACTCTCTTAAAAAACCAAAACATCCCACACAAACCACTAAGACGCGCAGCCCCAGCGACGACCCACCCAAAACAAAGAAGAAGCCCCGAAGAGAACAAACTTAAAATCCACTCCGCGAAGAGAATTCTCCCTCTCACTCTCCCTTCTCTCTTTATCGACCTCCCACACAACACCCTACAACCACATCCAACATCCCTATTTTTCTGTTGTCTCACCTCCACTCCCTACCCTCTCCTTACTCACAAAACAACAACCCCCCCCCACACCACCACGCCCACCccacacacacccacacaaCCAAGCCAACGAAAACACCGCAACAAACCACCAAACAACACCAATaagcaaaaaaaacaaaacaaaaaacacaaaCACCCCAAGCCCAATGTACCGTGCGACACCCACCAGCAACACAGTCCCAAGCCCAAAGCACCACCGCAAAACCAACGACACCAACACCAATCACCCACCCCAACACACCACAAAACAcctaataaagaaaaaaaaaacccccaCACCCACCCCACCCACCAACACCAACCCAAACACACCACACAGCTTCACACCCAACCCACAACACCCACAAACCCACATAACCACACCCCCCTCCCGCCACAGACAGAATCACACCACCTCCCCACGAATATTTttccgaaaaaaaaacaccaaCCACCCCCCACTCCAGCtacaaaaaccaaaaaaaCCCAACACACCCCCACCACAAACAAAACCAAAACAACCCACAACCCCCCAACAACAAACAAACCGAGACAACAACGCACACCAAACAAACAAAAACAACCACAAACGCAAACgaaacaaaagaaaacaaCATACCCCACAAACACCCCAACACACAAACACCAACCAAccaaaaaaaaactacaaacaACAACACCCCACCACCTACAAACAACACCCTCCTACGAAACTATATGTGTAGATACTATTATGTACTTATTCTTCACATTtccataattttacacacacacacacacacgcggcGCACGcacaaatatacacacacgaaAAAAACTATCGTTCAATTCAGCTCTGTATTGCGCGCTGCTCACTTACCATCCTCTTTACTGTTCCTGCTCTCCcccctcttctttttcttctttctttccactctctttctcttcttctctctttctgctcCCTTCTTTCTTCTTAGACGTCGTGGGTCTCcttctgtttctttttctgcTTCTTTTTTCCCCACACGTCGACCCTCTCTTTTCCCCCCACCCCACACACCTTCTATTTCCTCTTCCTTTTCTGTTTTTCTACAAGATTATTCAAACTTTTAACGGATATTCTTGTTCTTTCCCTCTATTATTGACCcttattatttctctctcttccgcttctctcccccctcttttcctccccttctttcctCGATTTGTGCGTCTGTACGGTCTAAGCCTCTTGCGACTTGCCTTGTTCGTTTTTTGTTCCGCTGTCGTCTCCCCTCTCCACCCCACACCACTCCTCTTTTCCTCACTTCGCTCTCATGTTTCTCTTGTCTTTCCTTGCATATATCCCCCTTCCTCTGTGTATCGTTCCTACTAGCCCTCCACCGTCAGGTTGTACTCACTATAGTTATCGCACTTCTATTCCCTTCCCATCCGTATTTTAACTGTCTCGTTTGCTcctttattaatatgtttgttGTCATGTGATATCTTTGctgcttttctttctcttgtgATAATTTGCGTGAGTCGCACTATGTATATGGTTGAGCCCCACACCCCCGCTCTCTGCGTCACTCCTCccgctctctcttcctcctgcCGCACCGCGCTATGCCAGCGACAGCATCCGACCTACCACCATCAGAAACCTCTTCATTCCATCTTAGTACCACTCCCATATCTCCTACATGTATAAGGCCGAGCTCGTAACGTACCTCTAATCTCTCCTGCTCTTTCATACACTACAATTCTCACTCCCTCCTTAATTCTGTGATCGGGCACTCAAACACTTTTTCTTACTATTGTTTGTGCTGCTGTATTAACAACAGCTGTTTTGGTGGCTGTCTGTGCGTTTGTGTTCTCGCAGGTTGTTCGTGCGACTCTACTTTAGCAGAAACTAAGATACGACGCATTTGTTGAGAAACACCcttatttttttgtgcatatattactatttatgcTTGATTGACTTTCTGGTTGTATTTTCGATCTACTTCCAAATTTCACCCTAAATCACCTGCTGTCGTGAACATCCTCTGTATTATTACTGCGTATGCGCTCCTGACAAAGAAATCACTTAGAAGCGCTTCCTGTACGTGCCGCATCTGTCGGCTTCTAGAACGTGCAGATTCGTAgcacaaattttaaatgatctTATTGTTATTCTCGTGGGATGATCCCTCCTGTCTGCACGACTGTAGCATGGTATTGTACAGTTGTTTGCCTTGGTATTACTATTATGATGTCTCCCATTTACGTTCGTTATCTGTTCTCCTTAGGCGAATACCATCCGTACCGGAAATCTGCACTGTAACATTGTTGAGATCATATGCGTATCTCTGCCCAATGCTGTTCTTTTTTATGTGAATCCACAGCTTACCTCATCTGCTCGCATAATTACAGAGTTATAGATCCTCAGCATGCGGTTGCCATGATCAGCCGAAAAGAACCACCTGATAGATCTGTAAGCCTGAATTACAGTCTACTGCTAATGGCTTGAGTGATTATAGTAACCCAAAAAAAGAGACAGACATACAATAGCTTCTTTTGCAGATGTACCACGCTCGAATATTGGTGGTGAACAATATCAATAactaattgataatattttacccCAGGGCAACGAATAGCGTGTTGccaatcgattttttttctaattacttTAGTTCCGATTAAGCCAATGCCTCAACTTTCATATGAATAAACCATGTACACTATATTTAGAAGACGTGCGATAGTTTACTCTCAGAAAGATGTAGCGATACGAGCCTAgcacgcgcttcgcgcgcgccaactgttatttttttatttgttattacaccctgcataaaattactatgcatataacatatatacaaaccgtttatttcttaaacatttcggcctttgaaaaaaggttacatagcttaattacataaaacataGGACTCTTAATGACTATTTACGCTTTTCTTGTCATTCtcgtctttaatacatttttcatccattttgACCTCTATTTACTCTGATAACATTTcctaacagagaaattttgtcttcgcaattctgtaaattcttctaatattggttctaaagtcttacttttaaattgtatagcctacacttttcctttttccaatatctattcCCTAATGCCTCGTTTCCGCACTTAAATCTCGCTATCATGGACTAACTccctattattttattctgtttatctttctaacccttccagtgagaaataaccatcaaatcgacatcaatttgatttgatcaatgcaatttatatcaattctcccttaatttgatatcaatttgagggttatttttctaactaagttatgtatatacataaagttttttcatagaattcctgataagtttcagaaatagttccgttgatttatttaaaaaaaattgatatttgaaaatatgaggtgctattttcccctggcacctcattaataaaaattgaacgttttaacagcagtatatacttgcacccgtaatagttctagagtttttgatagattttaacaatagttctgtattctacattaaatatatttaaacaattttttaaattatacggctggcaccgcactaaaaagtaaactaccatttttatagcgagttccagacgattacatagcacttttcaatagttcagcaatagttccaaagctttttgcaggtttcgtcgacaattCCGCGTCTTTAAGCatgttaaacaattttttattagacggttggcaccgcactacaagagtaaactactattttatagcaaattccagacgagtacatagcatttttcaatagttctgcaatagttctaaagctttttgtagattttgtcgacagttccggtctttaaacatttttaaacaattttttatttgatcctgtcttgcactatcagatatgaatactacgctatggtatttaaaacttcagccaattttatggtatctgataggtatgtgttagtaatgtaattgacattttttaaattttagagttgggttagttaatctaatttttaactaagttaatgaaatttaattgattatgaaatgaattctattatgttaaaagttacgtaaataaatactaattctattaaatttacgttaagattaatttgtttctagttaaagtaaaagttaattttgagaaacttttttatattaaattaaaaagtcatatgattgtttaagttaaattaccaacataattacaatattatttgtcaaatatatttaattttaatataatattttatttgtaatcaacttacaatgtcgctctattgtttaccagtaattcatgacatgtataaatacttatccttagaggtttagaaagaggttacttataaataccatgttttgtcaaacgaactgtcgataaaacctacaaaaagctttgaaaaactattgcagaaatatattggagaatgctgtgtggttgtctggaactcgctataaaattgtagtttactcttgtagtgcggtgccagccgtctaataaacaaatcgcctaaaaatgctaaaaaaccggaactgtcgacaaaacctgcaaaagatttggaactattgcaaaactattaaaaaatgctatgtactcgtctggaacttgctataaaatggtagtttactcttgtagtggagTGCCAgcagtctaataaaaaaaattgtttaaaaatacttaaagatcgaaaatgtcgacgaaacctacaaaaagctttgtcactattgcagaactattgaaaaatgttatgtactcgtctggaactcactattaaaatggtagtttactcctgtagtgcggtgccagccgtctaataaagaaattgccttaaaaatgcttaaagaccggaactgtcgacgaaacctgcaaaaagcttggaactattgcagaaactattaaaatatgctatgtactcgtctggaactcgctataaaatggtagtttactcttgtagtgcggtgccagaggtctactaaaaaattgtttaaaatactaaagaccggaactgtcgacgaaacctgccaaaagctttggaactattgcagaactattgagaaatgctaagtactcgtctgaaactcgctataaaattgtaggttactcttgtagtgcggtgccagccgtctaataaaaaaatttttaaaaatgcttaaagactgaaactgttcgacgaaacctacaaaaaactttaacactattgcagaactattaaaatatgctatgtactcttcggaattcgctataaaatggtagtttactcttgtagtacggtgccagcggtctactaaaaaattgtttaaaatacttaaagaccggaactgtcgacgaaacctgcaaaaagctttggaactattgcagaactattaaaatatgttatgtactcgtcatggaacttgctataaaatggtagtttactctgtAGTGcgggtgccagccgtctaataaagaaattgcttaaaaatgcttaaagaccggaactgtcgacgaaacctgcaaaaagctttgaaactattgcagaaactattgaaaaaatgctatgtacttgtctggaactcgctataaaatggtagtttactcttgtagtgcggtgccagaggtctactaaaaaattgtttaaaaatacttaaagaaccggaactgtcgacgaaacctgccaaaagctttggaactattgcagaactatgaGAAATGCTaagtactcgtctgaaactcgctataaaattgtaggttactcttgtagtgcggtgccagccgtctaataaaaaatttttttaaaatgcttaaagactgaaactgtcgacgaaaacctacaaaaaactttgaaactattgcagaactattgaaaaatgctatgtacttgtctggaactcgctataaaattgttagtttactcttgtagtgcggtgccagccgtctaataaaaaattctttaaaaatgcttaaagaccgaaactgtcgacgaaacctacaaaaaactttgtcactattgcagaactattaaaatatgtacttgtctggaactcgctataaaattgtaatttattcttgtagtgcggtgccagccgtctaattaaaaaattcttaaaattgctCAAagaaccggaactgtcgacgaaacctacagaaagctttgtcactattgcagaaactattaaaatatgttatgtattcgtctggatctcgctataaaatggtaatttactcttgtagtgcggtgttagccgtctaataaaaaaattgttttaaaaatgcttaaaaaccggaactgtcgacgaaatctgcaaaaagctttggacctattgcagaactattaaaacatgctatgtactcttctgaaattcgctataaaatggtagtttactcttgtagtgcggttgccagccgtctaattaaaaaattcttaaaaatgctcaaagaccggaactgtcggacgaaacctacagaaagctttgtcactattgcagaactattaaaatatgttatgtattcgtctggatctcgctataaaatggtaatttactcttgtagtgcggtgttagccgtctaataaaaaaattgttttaaaaatgcttaaaaaccggaactgtcg harbors:
- the LOC118648724 gene encoding extensin-like; amino-acid sequence: MYRATPTSNTVPSPKHHRKTNDTNTNHPPQHTTKHLIKKKKTPTPTPPTNTNPNTPHSFTPNPQHPQTHITTPPSRHRQNHTTSPRIFFRKKNTNHPPLQLQKPKKPNTPPPQTKPKQPTTPQQQTNRDNNAHQTNKNNHKRKRNKRKQHTPQTPQHTNTNQPKKNYKQQHPTTYKQHPPTKLYV